From a single Calothrix sp. NIES-2098 genomic region:
- a CDS encoding binding-protein-dependent transport systems inner membrane component, with translation MTSTRISLETGRDWLIRLITSETFIYVMKRLLQALLTLFLASALSFFIIQLAPGDYVDTLRQNPKISPERIEEIKRQFGLDKSWPEQFGLWLWRIFTKGDFGTSFVYQRSVASLLGERIPTTLLLAIASLIITWAIAIPLGIIAAVKQNKLVDRVLQVISYTGQGFPSFITALFLLILAQVTSPLFPVGGMTSINNSELSWFGKLLDLGWHMILPTIALSITSFAGLQRIMRGELLDVLRQDYIQTARAKGLPENRVIYVHALRNAINPLITLLGFELAGLLNGAFIAEQFFNWPGLGRLTLQALQAQDLYLLMASLVMGAVLLIIGNLAADLMLKLADPRIRLENLN, from the coding sequence ATGACATCTACAAGAATTTCTCTGGAGACAGGTCGGGATTGGCTAATTAGGCTAATCACGAGTGAGACTTTCATTTATGTAATGAAAAGGCTACTACAGGCATTGTTGACTTTATTTTTGGCGTCGGCATTGTCATTTTTCATTATTCAACTGGCTCCAGGGGATTATGTAGATACATTGCGGCAAAACCCCAAAATCTCTCCCGAAAGGATTGAGGAAATCAAGCGACAGTTCGGTTTAGATAAATCTTGGCCAGAGCAATTTGGATTATGGCTGTGGCGAATCTTTACAAAAGGAGATTTTGGTACGAGTTTTGTTTACCAACGCTCTGTGGCTTCGCTGTTGGGAGAGCGAATACCGACGACTTTGCTGTTAGCGATCGCTTCTTTAATTATTACCTGGGCGATCGCTATTCCTTTGGGGATTATCGCCGCAGTTAAGCAAAATAAGTTGGTTGACCGCGTATTGCAGGTAATTAGTTACACCGGACAAGGATTTCCGAGTTTTATCACTGCTCTATTTTTGCTGATCTTAGCTCAAGTCACCTCACCTCTGTTCCCAGTCGGTGGGATGACTAGCATTAATAACTCTGAACTTTCCTGGTTTGGCAAACTCCTCGATCTTGGTTGGCACATGATTTTACCAACGATCGCACTTTCGATTACCAGTTTTGCTGGCTTGCAACGCATTATGCGTGGCGAATTATTAGATGTTCTGCGTCAAGATTATATTCAAACGGCTCGTGCTAAAGGATTGCCAGAAAATCGAGTGATTTACGTTCATGCTCTGCGTAATGCTATCAACCCTCTAATTACCTTATTAGGTTTTGAGCTAGCTGGTTTATTAAACGGTGCATTCATTGCCGAACAGTTCTTTAACTGGCCTGGTTTGGGTAGGTTAACTTTACAAGCTTTACAAGCTCAAGATTTGTACTTATTAATGGCAAGCTTGGTGATGGGAGCAGTACTCTTAATTATTGGTAATTTAGCTGCTGACTTGATGCTGAAGCTTGCCGATCCACGCATTCGCTTAGAGAATTTGAATTAG
- a CDS encoding adenine phosphoribosyltransferase: protein MLNAQSSIPNNQSLIPIFMDLKSLIRDIPDFPKPGILFRDITTLLRDPQGLRYTIDFFAQQCTDRGMTPDYIVGMESRGFIFGSPLAYKLGSGFIPARKKGKLPGAVHSIEYELEYGTDSLEVHQDALHPGSRVLIVDDLIATGGTASATAKLVQKIGCELVGFGFIIELRDLQGRKHLPDVPIISLIEY, encoded by the coding sequence ATGCTCAATGCCCAATCCTCAATTCCCAATAATCAATCCCTAATACCAATTTTTATGGATTTGAAGTCGCTAATTCGTGATATCCCAGATTTTCCCAAACCCGGAATTTTATTTCGAGATATCACTACGCTACTGCGCGATCCTCAAGGGCTGCGCTATACTATTGACTTTTTCGCCCAACAGTGTACAGATAGGGGAATGACCCCAGATTACATTGTGGGAATGGAGTCACGGGGCTTTATTTTTGGTTCTCCTTTGGCTTATAAATTAGGATCTGGTTTTATTCCCGCCCGCAAAAAAGGTAAGTTACCAGGAGCAGTGCATTCAATTGAGTATGAGTTGGAGTATGGTACAGACTCCTTGGAAGTGCATCAGGATGCGTTACACCCAGGTAGCCGAGTTTTAATTGTGGATGATTTAATTGCCACAGGAGGAACGGCGAGTGCAACTGCGAAGTTAGTCCAGAAAATTGGCTGCGAATTAGTGGGCTTTGGGTTTATTATCGAGCTACGGGATTTACAAGGACGTAAACATCTGCCAGATGTGCCGATTATTTCCCTGATTGAATATTAG
- a CDS encoding FHA modulated glycosyl transferase/transpeptidase, with amino-acid sequence MSSPQPPQKPQTILGQLTQAVHTIQARVDFSKLALKPNAKVPELLVQDAGADKAEVYPLLGDRYILGRSSKSSDIVIRNPVVSQIHLSLTRDSTQRTPVFIIKDENSTNGIYRGKRRITSLELRHGDILTLGPPELAASVRLQYVDPPAWYVKAATWSAYGVAGVSALFALVIGVEWLKFSVRPLPTATRAPVVVYARDGATPLRAPRTTSHVDMKRLEDFGPYLAKAVIASEDSRYYWHFGVDPLGILRAVLINSRSGDVQQGASTVTQQVARSLFRDYVGRQDSLGRKLREAVVALKLETFYSKDEILLTYLNRVFLGADTSGFEDAAKYYFDKSAKELTLAEAATLVGILPGPNAFDFCGDGQNKLEAAEYRNRVIKRMVEMGQIKAEDANRARRSTVQVSPKVCEQQAKTISPYFYSYVFQELESILGEGAAKEGNYIIETQLDPAIQAQAEAALRNSVNNAGSSFGFSQGAIVTLDSSNGGILAMVGGTDYKKSQFNRAVQAKRQPGSTFKIFAYTAAIQQGISPFRSYSCAPLTWQGFTYKPCRAGADTSLDIATGLALSENPIALRVAREIGLDKVVAMAQRLGIKSSLDPVPGLVLGQSVVNVLEMTGAFGAIGNRGVWNPPHAISRILDSGDCRDPKDLKTCRVIYSFDQDPDANKRVLSNDVADEMTSLMRGVVTRGTGRSAAIGLGEAGKTGTTNDNVDLWFIGFIPSRRLVTGIWLGNDNNSPTSGSSAQAAQLWGNYMGRIVK; translated from the coding sequence ATGAGTTCCCCGCAACCCCCTCAAAAGCCGCAAACGATACTTGGTCAACTGACACAAGCAGTACACACAATTCAAGCTAGGGTGGATTTTTCTAAACTAGCGCTCAAGCCTAATGCCAAAGTACCGGAATTATTGGTGCAGGATGCGGGGGCAGATAAGGCAGAGGTATATCCGTTGTTAGGCGATCGCTATATTTTAGGACGCAGTTCCAAATCTAGCGATATAGTAATCCGTAACCCCGTAGTTAGCCAAATTCACCTGTCATTAACGCGTGATTCTACGCAACGCACTCCAGTTTTCATCATTAAAGATGAAAATTCCACAAATGGCATTTATCGCGGCAAACGACGAATAACTTCTTTAGAATTACGTCATGGCGATATTCTCACCTTAGGCCCACCAGAACTTGCTGCTTCTGTGCGCCTGCAATATGTCGATCCCCCAGCTTGGTATGTCAAAGCAGCCACTTGGTCAGCTTATGGTGTTGCTGGAGTCAGTGCTTTATTTGCTTTGGTAATCGGTGTGGAATGGCTGAAATTCTCGGTAAGACCCTTACCGACAGCTACCCGTGCACCAGTAGTTGTTTACGCCCGTGATGGTGCTACACCGCTGCGTGCGCCGAGAACTACATCTCACGTAGACATGAAGCGGTTGGAGGATTTTGGCCCTTATTTGGCAAAAGCTGTGATTGCCTCAGAAGATAGTCGTTATTACTGGCATTTTGGGGTCGATCCTTTAGGAATTTTGCGTGCTGTACTGATTAATAGCCGTAGCGGTGATGTGCAGCAAGGAGCTAGTACTGTCACCCAACAAGTTGCTCGCAGTTTGTTCCGAGATTATGTGGGTAGACAAGATTCCTTAGGACGGAAATTGCGAGAAGCAGTAGTTGCTTTGAAGCTAGAAACTTTTTACAGCAAAGATGAAATTTTGCTGACTTATTTAAATCGAGTATTTTTAGGGGCAGATACCTCTGGTTTTGAAGATGCTGCTAAGTATTACTTTGATAAGTCAGCTAAAGAATTAACTTTGGCTGAAGCCGCGACTTTGGTGGGTATTTTACCAGGTCCGAACGCCTTCGATTTTTGTGGTGATGGTCAAAATAAGCTAGAAGCCGCTGAATACCGTAACCGCGTGATTAAGCGGATGGTAGAAATGGGGCAAATCAAAGCAGAGGATGCTAACCGTGCTAGACGTTCCACTGTCCAAGTCAGCCCGAAAGTTTGCGAACAGCAAGCTAAAACTATCAGTCCTTATTTTTACAGCTATGTTTTCCAAGAACTCGAATCAATTTTAGGAGAAGGTGCAGCAAAAGAGGGGAATTATATTATCGAAACCCAGCTAGATCCAGCAATTCAGGCACAAGCAGAAGCAGCTTTACGGAATTCAGTCAATAATGCTGGCTCAAGTTTTGGCTTCTCCCAAGGCGCGATCGTCACCTTAGATTCGAGCAATGGCGGTATCTTGGCTATGGTGGGGGGTACAGATTACAAAAAAAGCCAATTTAATCGTGCCGTTCAAGCCAAAAGGCAACCAGGTTCCACCTTTAAAATTTTTGCTTACACTGCTGCTATTCAGCAAGGAATTTCACCCTTTAGGAGTTATTCTTGTGCGCCTTTAACTTGGCAAGGCTTTACTTACAAACCCTGTCGTGCGGGTGCTGATACTAGTTTGGATATAGCTACAGGTTTGGCGCTGTCGGAAAATCCGATTGCATTGCGAGTGGCGCGAGAAATCGGGCTGGATAAAGTTGTAGCAATGGCCCAACGTTTGGGAATTAAATCATCGTTAGATCCAGTTCCTGGCTTAGTACTTGGTCAAAGCGTAGTCAATGTCTTGGAAATGACTGGTGCTTTTGGCGCAATTGGCAATCGTGGGGTATGGAATCCTCCCCATGCTATTAGCCGGATTTTAGATAGTGGCGATTGTCGCGATCCTAAAGATTTAAAAACCTGTCGCGTAATTTACTCTTTTGACCAAGACCCTGATGCTAACAAACGAGTACTATCGAATGATGTAGCCGATGAAATGACTAGTTTAATGCGAGGGGTTGTAACTAGGGGTACAGGTCGCAGTGCAGCCATAGGATTGGGGGAAGCTGGTAAAACTGGTACAACGAATGACAACGTTGACTTATGGTTTATCGGCTTTATTCCTAGTCGGCGGTTGGTTACTGGGATTTGGCTAGGAAATGACAATAACTCCCCTACATCTGGTAGTAGCGCGCAAGCAGCTCAGTTATGGGGTAATTATATGGGGCGAATTGTTAAGTGA
- a CDS encoding lipoprotein signal peptidase: MRLKNHLFWLAAFLAFFIDQLTKYWVVQTFKLGQTLPLIQDVFHLTYVTNTGAAFSLLSGKVEWLRWLSLGVSLVLIGLALFGPLLNFWDQLGYGLILGGAVGNGIDRFILGYVVDFLDFRLINFAVFNMADSFISIGIVCLLIASWQKTPNSNHRSR, translated from the coding sequence ATGCGTTTAAAAAATCACTTATTCTGGCTTGCTGCTTTTCTAGCTTTCTTCATCGATCAACTGACAAAATACTGGGTGGTGCAAACTTTTAAATTGGGACAAACACTACCACTTATACAAGATGTCTTTCACCTTACTTATGTAACCAATACAGGTGCAGCTTTTAGCCTTTTAAGTGGAAAAGTAGAGTGGTTGCGCTGGCTATCTCTGGGAGTGAGTTTAGTCTTGATCGGATTGGCATTATTTGGCCCATTATTAAACTTTTGGGATCAGCTTGGCTATGGTTTAATTTTAGGTGGAGCAGTTGGTAATGGTATCGATCGCTTTATTTTAGGTTACGTTGTTGATTTTCTCGATTTTCGGCTGATTAACTTTGCTGTATTTAATATGGCAGATTCTTTTATAAGTATCGGTATTGTTTGTTTGCTGATTGCTTCCTGGCAAAAAACACCAAATTCCAATCACAGGTCAAGGTGA
- a CDS encoding BioY protein — MFAASNQLLWSMIGLLLTMGSTFLEAYGITLPWSWSKHGIQTFSLGVSYQIGAVLLVGCLGGKNAGALSQIAYLVMGLTLLPVFSEGGGIGYVKLAHFGYLLGFIPGAWICGLLAFKARPKVETLAFSCICGLVSVHICGIAYLAISYFFQWTGTEDLTLIQAILKYSWSVLPGQLTVVCAVTVIAYVLRHLMFY, encoded by the coding sequence ATGTTTGCTGCTTCCAATCAATTACTATGGTCCATGATTGGCTTACTCCTAACAATGGGTAGCACTTTCCTAGAAGCCTATGGCATTACCTTACCTTGGAGTTGGAGTAAGCATGGAATTCAAACTTTTTCTTTAGGTGTCAGCTATCAAATTGGTGCAGTGCTTCTGGTAGGTTGTTTGGGAGGAAAAAATGCTGGTGCGCTTTCCCAAATCGCTTATTTAGTGATGGGTTTAACATTGCTACCAGTTTTTTCCGAAGGTGGTGGAATTGGTTATGTAAAGTTAGCTCACTTTGGTTACTTACTCGGCTTTATTCCCGGAGCTTGGATTTGTGGTCTCTTAGCATTTAAAGCGAGACCGAAAGTAGAAACTCTTGCCTTTAGTTGTATTTGTGGTTTGGTATCTGTCCACATTTGCGGTATTGCTTATTTGGCTATCAGCTATTTTTTCCAGTGGACAGGTACAGAAGATTTGACATTAATCCAAGCAATTCTCAAATACTCTTGGTCAGTACTACCAGGACAATTGACTGTAGTTTGTGCCGTTACTGTAATAGCATATGTATTAAGACATTTAATGTTTTACTAG
- a CDS encoding phosphate ABC transporter periplasmic phosphate-binding protein gives MLSRLSAIKNTRFTASISVLALTISLAACGGQQTPDNTATKETPGTATDATASNSGTKLDLGGNLSLTGAGASFPAPLYTSWFTDLNKKYPNLQVNYQSVGSGAGVEQFIKGTVDFGASDVAMKDEEIQKVQKGVILLPVTAGSIVLAYNLPDVPELKLPRTVYADILLGKIKSWDDPLIAKANPDAKLPKQPITVVYRSDGSGTTGVFTKHLSAISPEWKSKVGEGKSVKWPVGVGAKGNEGVTAQIQQTQGAIGYIEYGYAKQNNLKFAALENKAGKFIVPSDQSASKTLEAVTLPENLRAFITDPEGADSYPVVTYTWILAYKKYDDAAKGKAMEALIEYALTDGQKIASELGYVPLPQPVIAKVAAAADQINPDYKIAIGGNTSASK, from the coding sequence ATGCTTTCACGCCTAAGTGCAATAAAAAATACTCGCTTCACAGCTTCAATTTCAGTGTTAGCACTGACAATTAGCCTAGCTGCTTGTGGCGGACAGCAAACTCCAGACAATACAGCTACCAAAGAGACACCTGGTACTGCTACAGATGCTACTGCCTCTAATTCAGGCACAAAATTAGATCTTGGTGGAAATCTTTCTTTGACAGGCGCTGGCGCATCTTTTCCTGCACCCCTTTATACAAGTTGGTTCACTGATTTGAACAAAAAATATCCCAACTTGCAAGTTAACTATCAGTCCGTTGGTAGCGGTGCTGGCGTTGAGCAATTTATCAAAGGTACTGTGGACTTTGGTGCCAGCGATGTTGCTATGAAAGATGAAGAAATTCAAAAGGTACAGAAAGGTGTAATTTTACTGCCTGTGACAGCAGGTAGCATCGTGCTAGCTTACAATCTACCTGATGTTCCAGAACTCAAGTTACCACGGACAGTTTACGCCGATATTTTACTGGGCAAAATCAAGTCTTGGGACGATCCTTTAATTGCCAAGGCTAACCCTGATGCAAAACTGCCTAAACAGCCAATTACAGTTGTGTATCGTTCTGATGGTAGTGGAACAACAGGTGTGTTTACAAAACATCTAAGTGCTATCAGCCCAGAGTGGAAAAGTAAAGTTGGTGAAGGTAAGAGTGTAAAATGGCCTGTAGGTGTTGGTGCTAAGGGTAACGAAGGCGTTACTGCTCAGATTCAACAAACTCAGGGTGCAATTGGTTACATTGAGTATGGCTACGCCAAACAAAATAACCTCAAATTTGCTGCTTTAGAAAATAAAGCTGGTAAGTTTATTGTACCTAGCGATCAATCTGCATCTAAAACCTTGGAAGCCGTAACCTTGCCGGAAAATCTCCGTGCCTTTATTACAGACCCAGAAGGTGCAGATTCTTATCCCGTAGTTACCTACACTTGGATTCTGGCTTACAAAAAGTATGATGATGCTGCAAAAGGTAAGGCAATGGAAGCCTTAATCGAGTACGCTTTAACTGATGGTCAAAAGATTGCTAGCGAACTAGGATATGTTCCTTTGCCTCAACCTGTAATTGCGAAAGTAGCCGCTGCTGCCGATCAAATTAATCCCGATTATAAGATTGCTATTGGTGGCAACACTAGTGCCAGTAAATAG
- a CDS encoding phosphate ABC transporter, permease protein PstC: MTTNTKNLQSAIKNRSEIEKSLDRGFIWLTRIFALAIAATLLWITIQVAIGAWPAIQQFGAGFLAQSSWNPVNNEYGVLPQVYGTLVSSFIGLLLAVPIGVGTAVLLSENFLPSKVRLVLVFLVELLAAIPSVVYGIWGIFVLVPIVTNLGKWLHSSLGFLPIFGTTPTGPGMLPAGIILAIMTLPIITAISRDALISIPPSLRQASIGLGATRWETIFQVLIPAAFSGIVSAVMLALGRAMGETMAVTMLIGNSNNISLSLLAPANTISSLLANQFSEASGLQVAALMYAALVLFVLTLIVNIFAELIVIRMKRI; this comes from the coding sequence ATGACTACAAATACTAAGAATCTGCAATCAGCGATCAAAAATCGCTCAGAAATAGAAAAGTCGCTAGATAGGGGTTTTATTTGGCTGACGCGGATTTTTGCATTGGCGATCGCTGCTACCTTATTGTGGATTACGATACAGGTTGCGATCGGGGCTTGGCCAGCCATTCAGCAGTTTGGTGCAGGCTTTTTAGCCCAAAGCAGTTGGAATCCAGTTAATAATGAATATGGCGTATTGCCGCAAGTTTATGGAACTTTAGTAAGTTCTTTTATAGGTTTGTTGTTGGCTGTACCAATTGGTGTTGGCACTGCTGTTTTATTAAGTGAGAATTTTCTGCCATCTAAAGTCCGGCTGGTATTAGTATTTTTGGTAGAACTGCTCGCAGCTATTCCTAGTGTTGTCTACGGAATCTGGGGCATTTTTGTTTTAGTGCCAATTGTCACTAACTTAGGAAAATGGCTTCATAGTTCCTTGGGCTTTTTACCAATTTTTGGTACCACTCCCACAGGCCCGGGAATGTTACCAGCCGGAATTATTTTAGCAATTATGACCTTGCCAATCATCACAGCTATATCTCGTGATGCTTTGATTTCTATCCCTCCCAGTTTACGCCAAGCATCTATAGGACTAGGGGCAACTCGTTGGGAAACAATATTTCAAGTTTTAATTCCCGCAGCTTTTTCTGGCATTGTTAGTGCTGTGATGCTAGCACTTGGTCGGGCTATGGGAGAAACAATGGCTGTTACAATGTTAATAGGTAACTCCAACAATATTAGTCTTTCACTTTTAGCACCAGCCAATACGATTTCTTCCCTACTAGCAAATCAATTTTCGGAAGCTAGCGGCCTGCAAGTAGCGGCTTTAATGTACGCAGCTTTAGTTCTGTTTGTATTAACACTTATAGTTAATATTTTTGCAGAATTAATAGTTATCCGAATGAAGCGAATTTAG
- a CDS encoding phosphate ABC transporter, permease protein, with product MTSSYSESSLTRAPMSKRTLFNTAMTVLAFICGILALLPLLAVLSYVIIQGFSSLSPSIFTELPPAPLRKGGGFGNAILGTILMVGIGAFISIPFGVLGAIYLTEFSSGKIARAIRFATNILSGVPSIIAGVFAYGIVVLTLVKLNLGSYSAIGGGFALSILMLPIIVRTTDEALQLVSQDLRQASVGLGATKFQTVTQVVLPAALPAIVTGTTLAIARAAGETAPLLFTALFSPFWPNSLFKPTASLAVLVYNFAITPFKNLQSLAWAASLILVLMVLITSIIARWATRQKA from the coding sequence ATGACTTCTAGTTATTCAGAAAGTAGCCTGACACGCGCCCCAATGTCCAAAAGAACGCTGTTTAACACAGCAATGACGGTCTTAGCATTTATATGTGGGATATTGGCGCTTCTACCTTTATTGGCAGTGCTTTCTTACGTCATCATCCAAGGTTTCAGCAGTCTCAGTCCTAGCATATTTACTGAGTTGCCACCTGCTCCTCTGAGAAAGGGAGGTGGTTTTGGTAATGCTATTTTAGGTACGATACTGATGGTGGGCATTGGTGCATTCATTAGCATCCCATTTGGTGTTTTGGGAGCGATTTATTTGACAGAATTTAGTTCTGGTAAAATAGCCAGAGCTATCCGATTTGCTACTAATATCCTCAGTGGAGTTCCATCTATTATTGCTGGGGTATTTGCTTATGGCATTGTAGTGTTGACTTTGGTAAAACTCAATTTGGGTTCTTACTCAGCAATTGGTGGTGGGTTTGCATTATCGATTTTGATGTTACCAATTATTGTCCGCACCACTGATGAAGCCTTGCAGTTAGTATCACAAGATTTACGGCAAGCGTCTGTGGGTTTAGGTGCAACTAAATTCCAAACTGTAACCCAAGTGGTATTACCAGCTGCTTTACCTGCAATTGTAACTGGAACCACCTTAGCGATCGCCCGCGCTGCTGGCGAAACTGCTCCTCTACTATTTACTGCTTTATTCTCGCCGTTTTGGCCGAATAGCTTGTTCAAACCAACAGCATCTCTTGCTGTTTTAGTTTATAACTTCGCGATTACTCCGTTTAAAAATTTACAATCACTAGCTTGGGCAGCTTCTCTGATTTTAGTGTTGATGGTACTCATCACTAGTATCATCGCACGCTGGGCAACTCGCCAGAAAGCTTAG
- a CDS encoding phosphate ABC transporter ATPase subunit: MVSKISTVNGTETVLRTENLNIYYGNFLAVRDVWLDIPKNRVTAFIGPSGCGKSTLLRCYNRLNDLIESFRAEGKVYYYDKNLYASDVDPVEVRRRIGMVFQKPNPFPKSIYDNITFGAKINGYKGNLDELVETSLRKAALWDEVKDKLRQSGLSLSGGQQQRLCIARAIAVQPEIILMDEPCSALDPISTLRIEELIHELKEQYTIVIVTHNMQQAARVSDMTAFFNVQQTDKGGRSGYLVEYDATELIFNNPKQEDTRDYVSGRFG, encoded by the coding sequence ATGGTTTCTAAAATTAGCACAGTGAACGGTACCGAGACTGTATTACGTACAGAAAACCTCAATATATACTACGGCAATTTCCTAGCTGTGCGGGACGTTTGGCTAGATATCCCAAAAAATCGGGTTACAGCCTTTATCGGCCCTTCTGGTTGTGGCAAAAGTACATTACTGAGATGTTACAACCGTCTCAACGATCTGATTGAATCTTTTCGGGCAGAAGGTAAAGTTTATTATTACGATAAAAACCTATACGCATCCGATGTCGATCCAGTAGAAGTGCGCCGTCGGATTGGGATGGTATTTCAAAAGCCGAACCCGTTTCCCAAATCAATTTACGACAATATTACTTTTGGAGCGAAAATCAACGGATACAAAGGTAATCTGGATGAATTGGTGGAGACAAGTTTGCGTAAGGCGGCTTTGTGGGATGAAGTAAAAGACAAACTGCGACAAAGCGGCTTATCTTTATCTGGCGGACAACAACAGCGCTTATGTATTGCCAGAGCGATCGCAGTGCAACCTGAAATTATACTAATGGATGAACCTTGCTCTGCTCTTGATCCAATCTCTACCCTGCGGATTGAAGAATTGATTCACGAGCTGAAAGAGCAATACACCATTGTCATCGTTACTCACAACATGCAACAAGCCGCACGAGTTTCTGACATGACAGCCTTTTTCAATGTCCAACAGACAGATAAAGGTGGTCGTAGCGGCTACCTAGTAGAATATGATGCTACTGAATTAATCTTCAACAATCCTAAGCAGGAAGATACGAGAGATTACGTCAGTGGCAGATTTGGTTAA